In Cynocephalus volans isolate mCynVol1 chromosome 3, mCynVol1.pri, whole genome shotgun sequence, one DNA window encodes the following:
- the OCM2 gene encoding putative oncomodulin-2, with protein MSITDVLSADDIAAALQECQDPDTFEPQKFFQTSGLSKMSASQVKDVFRFIDNDQSGYLDEEELKFFLQKFESGARELTESETKSLMAAADNDGDGKIGADEFQEMVHS; from the exons ATGAGCATCACAGACGTGCTTAGCGCTGATGACATTGCAGCAGCCCTGCAGGAATGCCAAG acCCAGATACTTTTGAACCCCAAAAATTCTTCCAGACATCAGGCCTCTCCAAGATGTCAGCCAGTCAGGTGAAGGATGTTTTTCGATTCATAGACAATGACCAGAGTGGATACCTGGATGAAGAAGAGCTTAA GTTTTTCCTCCAGAAGTTTGAGAGTGGTGCTAGAGAACTGACCGAGTCAGAAACCAAGTCCTTGATGGCCGCTGCAGATAATgatggagatggaaaaattggagCAGATG